Proteins encoded by one window of Luteimonas yindakuii:
- a CDS encoding McrC family protein produces the protein MEFRTLTVLEHEVVPVGSGASTLSPIEAERLASMTQQRPGFCVFGHRSVRFSQFVGLVNLGGGRVLEVLPKVGEDADPALARGTLLRLLRWAYDLPIFAAGSVDHGLQQRELLDVFVLAYLKALARLVRIGLVHRYRIDEEDLRVIRGRLLLQRQATTHAMRVDRIASRFDELTADNPWNQVLKAALIAARPWARGVESGRLWLEMAAAFDEVPTRRDGLSLHGRLTKDRQVDHYAAALRWAGWILRLLSPDVRKGTNSAPELLFDMNRLFEAAVATRLRHRAGSKGLQLHLQHTGRHLADLLGDAERKYFRLRPDLVLSAGPEVLAVADTKWSRVDVDRRGRLAPPDAHAYQLHAYAAVYPCNEAVLIYPWHEGLADAQETAYQLPPAGSRRPVLHVICADVADDDLSFHFVADGSSFARLR, from the coding sequence ATGGAGTTCCGCACGCTGACTGTGCTCGAGCACGAGGTAGTTCCAGTCGGGAGCGGCGCGTCGACGCTTTCGCCTATCGAGGCTGAGCGGCTCGCGTCCATGACGCAACAGCGCCCGGGATTCTGCGTCTTCGGCCACCGCTCGGTGCGGTTCTCCCAGTTCGTCGGGCTGGTGAACCTCGGCGGTGGGCGTGTGCTGGAAGTACTGCCGAAGGTTGGCGAAGACGCCGATCCTGCCCTCGCACGCGGGACGTTGCTGCGGCTGCTGCGATGGGCATACGACCTCCCCATCTTCGCGGCCGGAAGCGTGGACCATGGTCTGCAGCAGCGGGAACTCCTGGATGTGTTCGTATTGGCCTATCTAAAGGCGTTGGCACGGTTGGTCCGGATCGGGCTCGTGCACCGTTACCGCATTGACGAAGAAGACCTAAGGGTTATCCGTGGGCGCTTGCTCCTGCAGCGTCAGGCCACCACCCACGCGATGCGGGTGGATCGGATTGCATCCCGTTTCGACGAACTGACCGCCGACAACCCCTGGAATCAGGTCCTCAAAGCAGCGCTGATTGCAGCCCGCCCCTGGGCACGGGGCGTGGAGTCGGGACGGCTGTGGCTGGAGATGGCAGCGGCCTTTGATGAAGTACCGACGCGCAGGGATGGTCTGTCGCTGCATGGCCGACTGACCAAGGACCGACAGGTCGATCACTACGCGGCGGCTCTGCGTTGGGCCGGCTGGATCCTGCGGTTGCTGTCACCCGACGTTCGCAAGGGCACAAACTCCGCTCCGGAACTTCTGTTCGACATGAACAGGCTCTTCGAAGCCGCGGTGGCGACGAGGCTGCGGCACCGCGCGGGCTCGAAAGGTCTGCAGCTGCACTTGCAGCACACCGGGCGACACCTTGCGGACCTTCTGGGCGATGCCGAAAGGAAGTACTTCCGCCTGAGGCCCGATCTCGTCCTCAGCGCCGGCCCGGAGGTGTTGGCGGTGGCGGATACCAAATGGAGCCGGGTAGATGTGGATCGACGGGGTCGATTGGCGCCGCCGGACGCGCATGCGTACCAGCTGCATGCCTACGCCGCTGTCTACCCCTGCAATGAGGCTGTGCTGATCTATCCGTGGCACGAGGGGCTCGCGGACGCCCAGGAGACCGCCTATCAGCTACCCCCCGCCGGTAGCCGGCGACCTGTCCTCCATGTCATCTGTGCAGATGTCGCCGACGACGACCTATCGTTCCACTTCGTTGCGGACGGAAGTTCTTTCGCCCGCTTGCGCTGA
- a CDS encoding cytochrome b, translating into MSRYPLSARLLHWAMAALLLSQLSLGVAMVDRWQPWTTPAIQLHRAFGVLALVLVLLRLANRLRFRAPPLPRSIPVLQRALARASHWALYALMLALPLTGWAMHGAAGLPVRVGGFVLPALTGADLARYGLLRELHAWLAYSLLALVLVHAGAALHHAWVRRDGVFDHMAFGRRRPVEAAPPASADVATGDGTVAR; encoded by the coding sequence ATGAGCCGCTACCCGTTGTCCGCACGCCTGCTGCACTGGGCGATGGCGGCGCTGCTGCTGTCGCAGCTGAGCCTGGGCGTGGCGATGGTGGACCGCTGGCAGCCGTGGACCACGCCGGCCATCCAGCTGCACAGGGCGTTCGGCGTGCTGGCACTGGTGCTGGTGCTGCTGCGCCTGGCCAACCGCCTGCGCTTCCGGGCGCCGCCGCTGCCCCGTAGCATTCCCGTGCTGCAGCGCGCACTGGCACGCGCCAGCCACTGGGCGCTGTACGCGCTGATGCTGGCGCTGCCGCTCACCGGCTGGGCGATGCACGGCGCCGCCGGCCTGCCGGTGCGCGTGGGCGGATTCGTGCTGCCCGCGCTCACGGGGGCCGACCTCGCCCGCTACGGCCTGCTGCGCGAGCTGCACGCATGGTTGGCCTACAGCCTGCTGGCGCTGGTGCTGGTGCATGCCGGCGCCGCGCTGCACCACGCGTGGGTACGGCGCGATGGCGTGTTCGACCACATGGCCTTCGGCCGACGCCGGCCGGTCGAAGCTGCGCCGCCCGCGTCGGCCGACGTGGCCACGGGCGACGGCACCGTCGCCCGCTGA
- the arsC gene encoding arsenate reductase (glutaredoxin) (This arsenate reductase requires both glutathione and glutaredoxin to convert arsenate to arsenite, after which the efflux transporter formed by ArsA and ArsB can extrude the arsenite from the cell, providing resistance.): MDATIYHNPACGTSRNTLALIRHVGIEPTVIEYLRDPPTREQLSAMIAAAGIGVRDALRRKGTPYDDLGLDDPALTDAQLLDAMLAHPALINRPFVVTDTGTRLCRPSEVVLDILPPLAQPFTKEDGEVVGPTDRGPSVR, translated from the coding sequence ATGGACGCGACCATCTACCACAACCCCGCCTGCGGCACCTCGCGCAACACCCTGGCGCTGATCCGCCATGTGGGCATCGAGCCGACGGTGATCGAGTACCTGCGCGATCCACCGACCCGCGAGCAGTTGAGCGCGATGATCGCGGCCGCCGGCATCGGCGTGCGCGATGCGCTGCGCCGCAAGGGCACGCCCTACGACGACCTCGGCCTCGATGATCCGGCGCTCACCGACGCGCAGCTGCTCGACGCGATGCTGGCGCACCCGGCGCTGATCAACCGTCCGTTCGTGGTCACCGACACCGGCACGCGGCTGTGCCGGCCGTCGGAAGTCGTGCTGGACATCCTGCCGCCGCTGGCACAGCCGTTCACCAAGGAAGACGGCGAGGTGGTCGGCCCGACGGACCGAGGGCCATCGGTGCGATGA
- the arsH gene encoding arsenical resistance protein ArsH, whose protein sequence is MNFEHAITAPPDDLPNAVPAALERPDAARLGTSGTHPPRILILYGSLRPESYSRKLALEAERLLRHFGAETRVFDPHGLPVQGSCEVDHPKVQELLTLSAWSEGHVWVSPERHGSITAVFKNQIDWLPLEEGGMRPTQGRTLAVMQVSGGSQSFNAVNAMRVLGRWMRMVTIPNQSSVPKAWQEFDTDGRMKPSPLYDRVVDVIEELVKFTLLVRDHGDYLTSRYSERKGDVAAATLAATATSTGT, encoded by the coding sequence ATGAATTTCGAACACGCAATCACCGCCCCGCCCGACGACCTGCCCAATGCCGTCCCCGCCGCCCTCGAGCGGCCGGATGCGGCGCGCCTCGGCACGTCCGGCACGCACCCGCCGCGGATCCTGATCCTCTACGGCTCGCTGCGCCCGGAGTCCTACAGCCGCAAGCTGGCGCTGGAAGCCGAGCGCCTGCTGCGCCACTTCGGCGCCGAGACGCGGGTGTTCGATCCGCATGGCCTGCCGGTGCAGGGCAGCTGCGAGGTCGACCACCCGAAGGTGCAGGAGCTGCTCACGCTGTCAGCCTGGTCCGAGGGCCATGTGTGGGTGAGCCCGGAGCGCCACGGCAGCATCACCGCGGTGTTCAAGAACCAGATCGACTGGCTGCCGCTGGAGGAAGGCGGCATGCGCCCGACCCAGGGCCGCACGCTGGCGGTGATGCAGGTCAGCGGCGGCTCGCAGTCGTTCAATGCGGTCAACGCGATGCGCGTGCTCGGGCGCTGGATGCGCATGGTCACCATCCCCAACCAGTCGTCGGTGCCCAAGGCCTGGCAGGAGTTCGACACCGACGGGCGCATGAAGCCGTCACCGCTGTACGACCGCGTGGTCGACGTGATCGAGGAACTGGTGAAGTTCACCCTGCTGGTGCGCGACCACGGCGACTACCTGACCAGCCGCTACAGCGAACGCAAGGGCGACGTGGCCGCGGCGACGCTCGCGGCCACAGCGACATCCACCGGAACCTGA
- a CDS encoding DUF998 domain-containing protein gives MTRTRAYLLLGPVAFVWFFAWILLLDLLRPEYTSAHKAVSELGAIGAPHMWAMNLFGFIATGVMLMLAARGYRAVIPQRSRFPAAMLWLTGLLFALTAVPIAMAPDGDPDRSAPITQVHLLISQLGLLPWLIALLVLMTRFGDRAHRPLALISLLTVVAFIGVIVLYAAGVGATTPGLMQRLWFAVVLGWFGAAGLWLALAQGAGARHAVVGEGRG, from the coding sequence ATGACACGTACGCGCGCTTACCTGTTGCTGGGGCCCGTTGCCTTCGTGTGGTTCTTCGCGTGGATCCTTCTGCTGGACCTGCTGCGACCGGAGTACACCTCGGCGCACAAGGCGGTCAGCGAGCTCGGCGCAATCGGTGCGCCGCATATGTGGGCGATGAACCTGTTCGGCTTCATCGCCACCGGCGTGATGCTGATGCTGGCAGCACGCGGCTACCGCGCCGTCATCCCGCAGCGATCCAGGTTCCCGGCCGCGATGCTGTGGCTCACCGGGCTGCTGTTCGCCCTGACCGCCGTGCCCATCGCCATGGCACCCGACGGCGATCCCGACCGCAGCGCGCCGATCACCCAGGTGCACCTGCTGATCAGCCAGCTCGGCCTGCTGCCCTGGCTGATCGCGCTGTTGGTGCTGATGACGCGCTTCGGCGACCGCGCACACCGCCCGTTGGCGCTGATCAGCCTGCTCACTGTCGTGGCCTTCATCGGCGTCATCGTTCTGTATGCCGCCGGTGTTGGCGCCACCACCCCCGGCCTGATGCAGCGCCTGTGGTTTGCCGTGGTGCTGGGCTGGTTCGGCGCGGCCGGGCTGTGGCTGGCGCTCGCGCAGGGTGCGGGAGCGCGGCATGCCGTTGTGGGCGAGGGGCGCGGCTGA
- a CDS encoding ArsR/SmtB family transcription factor: MELKDASAALSALGHVTRLSIFRQLVEAGPEGRTPGQIAEALSLAGATLSFHLKELAAAGLIEGEAHGRNISYRADFDAMNGLLEFLTRNCCGGDAGRCAPTAPTTSKRAPARKA, from the coding sequence ATGGAACTTAAAGACGCAAGCGCCGCTCTCTCGGCCCTGGGGCACGTCACCCGCCTGTCGATCTTCCGCCAGCTGGTCGAGGCCGGCCCCGAGGGGCGCACGCCCGGGCAGATCGCCGAGGCACTGTCGCTGGCCGGGGCGACGCTGTCGTTCCACCTCAAGGAACTCGCCGCGGCAGGGCTGATCGAGGGCGAGGCGCACGGCCGCAACATCTCCTACCGCGCCGATTTCGACGCCATGAACGGCCTGCTCGAATTCCTCACCCGCAACTGCTGCGGTGGCGATGCCGGCCGCTGCGCCCCCACCGCGCCCACCACCAGCAAACGCGCGCCGGCGCGGAAGGCCTGA
- a CDS encoding AAA family ATPase, which translates to MALYTYHHDAPSITAAGREWVQSCLVRDGSILGAGAISTAANYDALDRYFLQRLDVGSGSFYEKLQAQLEDAPPDARKLMAELLWALFLFPSNITEDTKREGVMQVWGWSGESLDPAHPMLADRMLDGIGSGGMGVNTNRWREIVYLVRLGQSIKALPVDERTGIFADYDRFLAWIETIQESGDRQFRHMLRYFLFPERVERMSSNGDRYKVLQGFGVAPRKETRHWTDRQLDDALLELRRTQEQRYGTADIDFYLEPLRDQWKKPNEPDDSASEEKADTPVVAEPVPAYPRKQGAARNLILYGPPGTGKTWKLQQLFARYTDQPADVDRATWELRLVTRFGWRAVIAAALADLANPAKVTSLEQHGLIKAKAAQRKRSNVRATLWGYLQSHTPLEVATVNVADRRPPFLFTKTEASDWTVLPDWRDGDSEAAELMDLWKAGPGVSARPVARYRVVTFHPSYSYEDFVIGLRPVVVDNSGDTGATGFRMMDGVFKQICAEARANSGKPYALFIDEINRANIAKVFGELITLIEPDKRARYDADGALVGGMEVQLPGTGDEDGDGERFGVPENLDIYGTMNTADRSIALLDVALRRRFEFEEMPPDYKVLQRRIEGVELSRLLQAINERLEFLADRDRLIGHAYFTRVASLEDLRTAFRLQVIPLLQEYFFDDWSRIALVLSARSGGSPFLRAETLDAADVFGSHADIGAQERVRYVLTDSTAWTAETFRSIYDTSAAPD; encoded by the coding sequence ATGGCGCTCTACACCTATCACCACGACGCCCCGTCCATCACGGCTGCCGGCCGCGAATGGGTGCAGTCGTGTCTCGTCAGGGATGGCAGCATCCTTGGGGCCGGGGCCATCAGTACGGCGGCCAACTACGACGCGCTGGATCGGTACTTCCTCCAGCGCCTCGATGTCGGAAGCGGCAGCTTCTACGAGAAGCTGCAGGCCCAGCTGGAGGATGCACCACCCGATGCCCGCAAGCTGATGGCCGAACTTCTCTGGGCGCTGTTCCTGTTCCCCAGCAACATCACAGAAGACACCAAGCGCGAAGGTGTCATGCAGGTGTGGGGCTGGTCCGGAGAGTCGCTCGATCCCGCACATCCGATGCTGGCCGACAGGATGCTGGACGGAATCGGATCCGGCGGGATGGGGGTCAACACCAACCGCTGGCGGGAGATTGTCTACCTGGTCAGGTTGGGTCAGTCGATCAAGGCGCTGCCCGTTGACGAGCGCACCGGGATATTCGCTGACTACGACCGGTTCCTCGCCTGGATAGAGACGATCCAGGAAAGCGGAGATCGCCAGTTCCGCCACATGCTCCGCTACTTCCTGTTTCCGGAGCGCGTGGAACGCATGTCGAGCAATGGCGACCGGTACAAAGTCCTGCAGGGATTCGGGGTGGCGCCGAGGAAAGAGACCCGCCACTGGACCGACCGTCAGCTGGACGACGCACTGCTGGAACTGCGCCGTACCCAGGAACAACGCTACGGGACAGCAGATATCGACTTTTACCTCGAGCCGCTGCGGGATCAGTGGAAAAAGCCGAACGAACCCGATGACAGCGCGTCGGAGGAGAAGGCCGATACGCCTGTTGTCGCCGAGCCGGTACCTGCTTACCCACGAAAGCAGGGTGCAGCACGCAACCTGATCCTGTACGGCCCACCTGGAACGGGCAAGACGTGGAAGCTCCAGCAGCTGTTTGCGAGGTACACGGATCAACCTGCAGATGTAGACAGGGCCACCTGGGAACTGAGGCTAGTCACAAGATTCGGCTGGCGAGCGGTGATCGCAGCCGCACTTGCGGACCTCGCCAACCCGGCCAAGGTCACCTCCCTCGAGCAGCACGGTCTGATCAAGGCCAAGGCCGCCCAACGCAAGCGAAGCAACGTTCGGGCGACCCTCTGGGGATACCTGCAGAGTCACACCCCGCTGGAAGTGGCCACGGTCAACGTCGCGGATCGCCGCCCGCCCTTCCTTTTCACCAAGACCGAGGCTTCCGACTGGACCGTCCTCCCTGACTGGCGGGACGGCGACAGCGAGGCCGCCGAACTCATGGACTTATGGAAGGCAGGCCCCGGAGTTTCAGCTCGCCCAGTGGCGAGATACCGGGTGGTGACCTTCCATCCTTCATACTCGTACGAAGACTTTGTGATCGGCCTGCGTCCGGTGGTCGTGGACAACAGCGGTGACACCGGCGCGACCGGCTTTCGAATGATGGACGGCGTGTTCAAACAGATCTGCGCTGAGGCCCGGGCCAATTCCGGGAAGCCCTATGCGCTGTTCATCGACGAGATCAACCGAGCCAACATCGCCAAGGTCTTCGGTGAACTCATCACGCTCATCGAACCCGACAAGCGTGCCCGCTATGACGCTGATGGTGCACTGGTCGGTGGCATGGAAGTCCAGTTGCCGGGGACGGGTGACGAGGACGGCGACGGCGAACGCTTTGGCGTACCGGAGAACCTCGACATCTACGGCACGATGAACACGGCCGACAGGTCCATCGCCCTTCTCGACGTCGCATTGCGGCGGCGCTTCGAGTTCGAAGAGATGCCGCCGGACTACAAGGTGCTGCAGCGGCGGATCGAAGGTGTGGAGCTGTCCAGGCTTCTCCAGGCCATCAACGAACGGCTCGAGTTTCTGGCGGACCGCGATCGGCTCATCGGCCACGCTTACTTCACCCGCGTGGCGAGCCTTGAAGATCTACGCACTGCGTTCCGATTGCAGGTGATTCCACTGTTGCAGGAGTACTTCTTCGACGACTGGAGTCGCATCGCCCTGGTCCTCTCCGCGCGCAGCGGAGGTTCCCCGTTCCTGCGCGCCGAGACGCTGGACGCGGCCGATGTCTTTGGCAGCCATGCCGACATCGGCGCGCAGGAACGTGTGCGTTACGTCTTGACCGACTCCACCGCCTGGACGGCCGAGACGTTTCGATCGATCTACGACACTTCAGCCGCGCCTGACTGA
- the ygiD gene encoding 4,5-DOPA dioxygenase extradiol: MARDPAQPAAFLGHGSPMNAIERNRFTDAWRAFAASVPRPRAILVVSAHWYINATAVTAMPRPRTIHDFFGFPKPLFEVQYPAPGLPELAEEVSEVAKPDYVGADHDGWGLDHGTWSVLVHAFPDADIPVVQLSINAQKPPELHVAMGAKLAALRERGVLLVGSGNVVHNLRAMDWKQPDAAFDWNTRFDTDARQLLAERPGDAAALMEHRDYEISAPTPEHFLPVLYLAGFAAATGVGAGVLVEGPAYGSLSMTSYTAGPDCPPPTPDGPGAAAVSTSLPPEDSNI; the protein is encoded by the coding sequence ATGGCCCGTGACCCCGCACAGCCCGCCGCCTTTCTCGGCCACGGCAGTCCGATGAACGCGATCGAGCGCAACCGCTTCACCGATGCCTGGCGTGCGTTCGCCGCCTCGGTGCCGCGGCCGCGGGCGATCCTGGTGGTGTCGGCGCACTGGTACATCAACGCCACCGCGGTCACCGCAATGCCGCGGCCGCGCACCATCCACGACTTCTTCGGGTTTCCAAAGCCGCTGTTCGAGGTGCAGTACCCGGCGCCCGGGCTGCCGGAGCTGGCCGAGGAAGTGTCCGAGGTGGCGAAGCCGGATTACGTCGGCGCCGACCACGATGGCTGGGGGCTGGACCACGGCACCTGGTCGGTGCTGGTGCATGCATTTCCGGATGCCGACATCCCCGTGGTGCAGCTGTCGATCAATGCGCAGAAGCCGCCGGAATTGCATGTGGCGATGGGCGCGAAGCTCGCCGCGTTGCGCGAGCGCGGGGTGTTGCTGGTGGGCAGCGGCAACGTGGTGCACAACCTGCGCGCGATGGACTGGAAGCAGCCCGACGCGGCGTTCGACTGGAACACGCGCTTCGACACCGACGCCCGTCAGCTGCTGGCCGAACGCCCGGGCGACGCCGCGGCGCTGATGGAGCATCGCGATTACGAAATCTCCGCGCCGACGCCGGAGCACTTCCTGCCGGTGCTGTACCTGGCCGGCTTCGCCGCCGCCACCGGCGTGGGCGCAGGCGTACTGGTGGAAGGGCCGGCCTACGGCTCGCTGTCGATGACCAGCTACACCGCCGGCCCGGATTGCCCGCCGCCGACACCCGACGGGCCCGGTGCCGCGGCGGTGAGCACAAGTCTGCCGCCGGAGGACAGCAATATCTGA
- a CDS encoding arsenic transporter, which yields MLLALAIFVVTIVLVIWQPRGLGVGWSASFGALLALVTGVVGLGDIPTVWGIVWNATLTFVAVILISLVLDEAGFFEWAALHVARWGGGRGRTLFVLLVLLGAAVAALFANDGAALILTPIVIAMLLALRFSPAATLAFVMAASFIADTASLPLVVSNLVNIVSADYFGIGFAEYAAVMVPVNLVSVAATLLMLLWFFRKEIPASYDVTRLKDPRAAILDRTTFNAGWGVLALLLVGFFGLEQLGVPISAVAGAGALVLLAVAARGHVIPTRKVLREAPWQVVVFSLGMYLVVYGLRNRGLTDHLAVLLDAFAGHGLWAATMGTGLLTAFLSSVMNNMPTVLVGALSIDASQADGVVREAMIYANVIGSDLGPKFTPIGSLATLLWLHVLARKGIRITWGYYFRVGIVLTLPVLLVTLAALVVRLSVG from the coding sequence ATGCTGCTGGCGCTTGCGATCTTCGTGGTCACCATCGTGCTGGTGATCTGGCAGCCGCGCGGGCTGGGCGTGGGCTGGAGCGCCAGCTTCGGCGCGCTGCTGGCGCTTGTGACCGGGGTCGTGGGCCTGGGCGACATCCCCACCGTGTGGGGCATCGTCTGGAACGCCACGCTGACCTTCGTCGCGGTGATCCTCATCAGCCTGGTGCTGGACGAAGCCGGCTTCTTCGAGTGGGCCGCGTTGCATGTCGCGCGCTGGGGCGGGGGTCGCGGACGCACGCTGTTCGTGCTGCTGGTGCTGCTGGGCGCGGCGGTGGCGGCACTGTTCGCCAACGATGGCGCCGCGCTGATCCTCACCCCGATCGTCATCGCCATGCTGCTGGCGCTGCGCTTCAGCCCCGCGGCCACGCTGGCGTTCGTGATGGCGGCCAGCTTCATCGCCGATACCGCCAGCCTGCCGCTGGTGGTGTCGAACCTGGTCAACATCGTCTCCGCCGACTACTTCGGCATCGGCTTCGCCGAGTACGCCGCGGTGATGGTGCCGGTGAACCTGGTCTCGGTGGCCGCCACCCTGCTGATGCTGCTGTGGTTCTTCCGCAAGGAGATCCCGGCCAGCTACGACGTCACCCGGTTGAAGGACCCGCGTGCGGCGATCCTCGACCGCACCACCTTCAACGCCGGCTGGGGCGTGCTGGCGCTGCTGCTGGTGGGCTTCTTCGGGCTCGAACAATTGGGCGTGCCGATCAGCGCGGTGGCCGGCGCCGGTGCGCTGGTGCTGCTGGCGGTCGCCGCGCGTGGCCACGTCATCCCCACCCGCAAGGTGCTGCGCGAGGCGCCGTGGCAGGTGGTGGTGTTCTCGCTGGGCATGTACCTGGTGGTGTACGGCCTGCGCAACCGGGGCCTCACCGACCACCTCGCCGTGCTGCTGGACGCCTTCGCCGGCCACGGCCTGTGGGCCGCGACGATGGGCACGGGCCTCCTCACCGCGTTCCTGTCCTCGGTGATGAACAACATGCCGACCGTGCTGGTGGGCGCGCTGTCCATCGATGCCAGCCAGGCCGACGGCGTGGTGCGCGAGGCGATGATCTACGCCAACGTCATCGGCAGCGACCTCGGCCCCAAGTTCACCCCCATCGGCAGCCTCGCCACCCTGCTGTGGCTGCACGTGCTGGCGCGCAAGGGCATCCGCATCACCTGGGGCTACTACTTCAGGGTGGGCATCGTGCTGACGCTGCCGGTGCTGCTGGTCACGCTGGCCGCGCTGGTGGTGCGGTTGAGCGTGGGGTGA
- a CDS encoding MarR family winged helix-turn-helix transcriptional regulator, giving the protein MGDVDDDLRLADALVMVAVRLPRVLRALDEAPQLSASEASALAVLVHGGAMNIGTLARHEAVRPPSMTRTVTRLEEKRLVRRRPDPLDGRGWVIEASARGRRLLLEGHARKLEPLVAWLHDLDDGQKQQLMDALPVLQAMSMLTTTETGTD; this is encoded by the coding sequence GTGGGCGATGTCGATGATGACCTGCGGCTTGCCGATGCACTGGTGATGGTGGCGGTGCGGCTGCCGCGCGTACTTCGGGCGCTCGACGAGGCACCCCAGCTCTCGGCGTCGGAAGCATCGGCGCTGGCCGTGCTGGTGCATGGTGGGGCGATGAACATCGGCACGCTTGCGCGGCATGAAGCGGTTCGCCCGCCGTCGATGACCCGCACGGTCACCCGCCTGGAGGAGAAGCGGCTGGTGCGACGCAGGCCGGATCCACTGGATGGCCGTGGCTGGGTGATCGAGGCCTCGGCCCGGGGACGCCGGCTGTTGCTGGAAGGCCATGCACGCAAGCTCGAGCCGCTGGTGGCATGGCTGCACGACCTTGATGACGGGCAGAAGCAGCAACTGATGGATGCGCTGCCGGTGTTGCAGGCGATGTCGATGCTGACGACAACTGAAACCGGCACGGATTGA
- a CDS encoding L,D-transpeptidase, protein MALGFACAGMANAREAAAPPATAVDQLPRGQEVSSTVIELAGWVVAAKDSQDYPFAIIDKATAQILVFGGDGRLRGAAPGLFGSAVGDHTAPGIAGLALREIPGRDRTTPAGRFVGGYGPSIDAGRVLWVDYESAVSIHPTATGVPAEKRAERLASPTPDDNRVTHGCINVAPEFYEAVIRPTFERGGVFYILPDKDSLAETFPEFEQARSTRTSRR, encoded by the coding sequence CTGGCGCTCGGGTTCGCCTGCGCCGGCATGGCGAACGCCAGGGAGGCCGCCGCACCACCCGCCACCGCCGTCGACCAGCTTCCGCGCGGCCAGGAGGTGTCCAGCACGGTGATCGAGCTTGCCGGCTGGGTGGTCGCCGCCAAGGACAGCCAGGACTATCCGTTCGCGATCATCGACAAGGCGACCGCGCAGATCCTGGTGTTCGGCGGTGACGGACGCCTGCGCGGCGCCGCCCCCGGGCTGTTCGGGTCGGCGGTCGGCGACCATACGGCCCCCGGTATCGCCGGCCTCGCGTTGCGCGAGATTCCCGGGCGCGATCGCACGACGCCTGCCGGCCGTTTCGTCGGCGGTTATGGCCCATCGATCGACGCCGGGCGCGTGCTGTGGGTGGACTACGAGTCCGCGGTGTCGATCCATCCGACCGCGACCGGCGTCCCGGCCGAGAAGCGCGCCGAGCGCCTGGCCTCGCCGACGCCGGACGACAACCGCGTCACCCATGGCTGCATCAACGTCGCCCCGGAGTTCTACGAGGCGGTCATCCGCCCGACCTTCGAGCGCGGCGGGGTATTCTACATCCTGCCGGACAAGGACTCATTGGCCGAGACCTTTCCAGAGTTCGAGCAGGCCCGGTCGACCAGGACGTCGCGCAGGTGA
- a CDS encoding beta-lactamase hydrolase domain-containing protein, whose amino-acid sequence MRVLSALLKIAAAPIALALALSACATAQDTPAASTDDEVTMQSPVLERFATPVDGIHSGGRVSADDLPALRAAGIRHVINLAPAAETPGFDEAAAVRAAGMRYDSLPIAGAADLDREAVVAFDLLLQAADGLTLVHCASGNRVGALAALRAAWLHGADEEAAVEEGRRWGLRGLEGEVRGRLARERCVADAGDADSAARCDAAG is encoded by the coding sequence ATGCGAGTACTTTCCGCCCTGCTGAAGATAGCCGCCGCGCCGATCGCCCTGGCCCTCGCACTCTCCGCCTGCGCCACCGCGCAGGACACGCCGGCCGCATCCACCGACGACGAGGTGACCATGCAATCCCCGGTACTCGAACGCTTCGCCACGCCCGTCGACGGCATCCACAGCGGCGGCAGGGTCAGCGCCGACGATCTGCCTGCGCTGCGCGCGGCGGGCATCCGCCATGTGATCAACCTCGCACCGGCGGCGGAGACGCCCGGCTTCGACGAGGCGGCCGCGGTGCGTGCGGCGGGGATGCGTTACGACAGCCTGCCCATTGCCGGTGCGGCGGATCTGGACCGCGAGGCGGTGGTGGCGTTCGACCTGCTGCTGCAGGCGGCCGATGGGCTGACGCTGGTGCATTGCGCCAGCGGCAACCGGGTGGGCGCGCTGGCGGCGTTGCGTGCGGCGTGGCTGCACGGTGCCGACGAGGAAGCCGCTGTCGAAGAAGGCCGGCGCTGGGGCCTTCGTGGGCTGGAAGGCGAGGTGCGCGGGCGGCTGGCGCGCGAGCGTTGCGTGGCCGATGCAGGCGATGCCGACAGCGCGGCGCGCTGTGACGCCGCGGGCTGA